The genomic region TGATGCGCAGTTCTTCTGGGACCAGCAGCAGTTCATCCTTACGTGTGCCCGAAGGGCTGACATCGACTGCTGGGAAGACGCGGCGCTCCGAGATGGAACGATCCAGCTTCAACTCGGCGTTGCCGGTGCCCTTGAACTCTTCGAAGATGACGTTGTCACCAGTAGAGCCAGTTTCCACCATGGCGGTTGCGATGATGGTCAACGAACCACCATTTTCAATGTTGCGGGCTGCGCCCAAGAAACGCTTCGGTGGGTACAGCGCGTTGGAGTCCACACCACCGGACAAAATACGTCCGGATGCTGGTGAAGAGTTGTTGTATGCGCGGCCCAAACGGGTAATAGAGTCCAGCAAGACGACAACGTCCTTGTCCTGCTCAACCAGACGCTTCGCGCGCTCAATCGCAAGCTCTGCCACAGCGGTGTGCTCTGACGGTGGGCGATCGAAAGTCGAAGCAATCACTTCACCCTTGACCGAGCGCTGCATATCCGTGACTTCTTCCGGACGCTCATCAACCAAGACAACCATCAAGTAGCACTCTGGGTTATTGGTTGCGATGGCGTTGGCAATATTTTGCAAGATGGTGGTCTTACCCGCCTTTGGCGGAGATACAATCAATGCACGCTGACCTTTACCAATAGGCATAATCAGGTCGATGACGCGTGTGGTCAACACATTCGGCGTCGTTTCCAAACGCAAACGCTGGTTGGGGTACAACGGGGTTAGCTTAGAGAAATCTGGGCGGTTTTTCGCCTGCTCTGGCTCCAGACCGTTGATGCTATCGACGCGCACCAGCTGGTTGTACTTGCGACGGTTGCGGCCATTGCCATGAGAATGCGTTGCACCACCGACCTTGACCTGACCGGTTACAGCATCACCAGAGCGCAAGCCCAAGCGACGAACAAGGTTGTTGTTAACAAAGACATCGCTGCCCATTGCGCGGTAGCCCGTGGTGCGCAGGAATGCGACGTTGTGGTCTACAACTTCTAAAATGCCGCCGACTGCCTGCAGTTCATCGCCCTCGCGAATCTGCATGTCGTTGTTCGAGTGACCACCTTCGTTGCCACCGCGGCTGCGACGGTTACGGCGACCACGGCGGCCCCGACGACCGTTGTCATCATCTTGGTTATTGTTGCGGCCCCCGCGATTATCACGGTTATCGCCACCACGGTTATCGCCA from Corynebacterium ammoniagenes DSM 20306 harbors:
- the rho gene encoding transcription termination factor Rho, with protein sequence MSDTDINSAKDLASLKLTELRTIAAQKGLRGVSGLRKGDLITAIVTGQVPGKTATSAKKEPAKAAAAAPQAAKKDDAAAETSPAADSANAEDKPKSGARRPRRVVRSTSSARAEESAQDDQGHSASKDNAESAAASSANDSAAKADSSSHNDGDDNDDHRYESRSQARRARRYRARRSDSGQDDAQDSSGQDSSDNQQDSGNDQNKDRRNSRDHDGDNEGSQSNQGDHRNNRQRGGRNNNRRNDRNDRNDRNDRNDNRGDNRGEGRGGDDDHSGNNDSRNNDNRGDHRGDNRGGDNRGGDNRDNRGGRNNNQDDDNGRRGRRGRRNRRSRGGNEGGHSNNDMQIREGDELQAVGGILEVVDHNVAFLRTTGYRAMGSDVFVNNNLVRRLGLRSGDAVTGQVKVGGATHSHGNGRNRRKYNQLVRVDSINGLEPEQAKNRPDFSKLTPLYPNQRLRLETTPNVLTTRVIDLIMPIGKGQRALIVSPPKAGKTTILQNIANAIATNNPECYLMVVLVDERPEEVTDMQRSVKGEVIASTFDRPPSEHTAVAELAIERAKRLVEQDKDVVVLLDSITRLGRAYNNSSPASGRILSGGVDSNALYPPKRFLGAARNIENGGSLTIIATAMVETGSTGDNVIFEEFKGTGNAELKLDRSISERRVFPAVDVSPSGTRKDELLLVPEELRIMTKLRRILSGLDSHQAIDLLIKQLKKTKSNGEFLMGIANSAPMTASLDEEDYS